The following are encoded together in the Rhinopithecus roxellana isolate Shanxi Qingling chromosome 5, ASM756505v1, whole genome shotgun sequence genome:
- the PCNX4 gene encoding LOW QUALITY PROTEIN: pecanex-like protein 4 (The sequence of the model RefSeq protein was modified relative to this genomic sequence to represent the inferred CDS: deleted 1 base in 1 codon): MSPDVPLLNDYKQDFFLKRFPQTVLGGPRFKLGYCAPPYIYVNQIILFLMPWVWGGVGTLLYQLGILKDYYTAALSGGLMLFTAFVIQFTSLYARNKSATVERILATDILAEEDEHEFTSCAGAETVKFLIPGKKYVVNTVFHSVLAALACGLGTWYLLPNRITLLYGSTGGTALLFFFGWMTLCIGEYSLIVNTATETATFQTQDTYEITPLMRPLYIFFFVSVDLAHRFMVNMPALEQMNQILHILFVFLPFLWALGTLPPPDALFLWAMEQILEFGLGGSSMSTHLRLLVMFIMSAGTAITSYFIPSTVGVVLFMTGFGFLLSLNLSDVGHKIGTKSKNLPSGPEKHFSWKECLFYIIILVFALLETGLLHHFAGFSQISKGSSQAIVGYGLMILLIILWILREIQSVYIIGIFRNPFYPKDVQTVTVFFEKQTRLLKIGIVRRILLTLVSPFAMIAFLSLDSSLQGLHSVSVSIGFTRAFRMVWQNTENALLETVIVSTVHLISSADIWWNRNLDTGIRLLLVGIIRDRLIRFISKLQFAMTVLLTSWTEKKQRRKTTATLCILNIVFSPFVLVIVIFSTLLSSPLLPLFTLPVFLVGFPRPIQSWPGAAGTTACVCADTVYYYQMVPRLTAVLQTAMAAGSLGLLLPGSHYLGRFQDRLIWIMILECGYTYCYINIKGLELQETSCHTAEARRVDEVFEDAFEQEYTGVCSLNEHFGNVLTPCTVLPVKLYSDARNVLSGIIDSHENLKEFKGDLVKVLVWILVQYCSKRPGMKENVRNTENKGKAPLILPASNTSPPPKSPEDIDSLNSETFDDWSDDNIFDDEPTIKKVIEEKHQLKDLPGTNLFIPGSVESQRVGDHSTGTVPENDLYKAVLLGYPAVDKGKQEDMPYIPLMEFSCSHSHLVCLPAEWRTSCMPNSKMKEMSSLFPEDWYQFVLRQLECFHSEEKASNVLEEIANDKVLKDFYVHTVMTCYFSFFGIDNMAPSPGHILRVYSGVLPWSVALDWLTEKPELFQLALKAFRYTLKLMIDKASLGPIEDFRELIKYLEEYECDWYIGLVSDEKWKEAILQEKPYLFSLGYDSNMGIYTGRVLSLQELLIQVGKLNAEAVRGQWANLSWELLYATNDDEERYSIQAHPLLLRNLTVQAADPPLGYPIYSSKPLHIHLY, translated from the exons ATGAGTCCAGATGTGCCTCTACTGAATGATTACAAGCAGGACTTCTTTCTGAAGCGCTTTCCACAGACTGTCCTTGGAGGCCCTCGATTCAAATTAGGCTATTGTGCCCCTCCTTACATATATGTTaatcaaattattctttttctaatgCCATGGGTTTGGGGCGGAGTCGGAACACTTTTGTACCAGTTAGGCATCCTGAAAGACTATTACACAGCAGCACTTTCAGGTGGATTAATGCTTTTTACTGCATTTGTCATCCAGTTCACAAGTTTATACGCCAGAAACAAATCA GCAACAGTAGAAAGAATATTAGCCACAGATATCTTAGCAGAGGAGGATGAGCATGAATTTACAAGTTGTGCTGGTGCTGAGACTGTCAAATTTCTCATTCCTGGCAAGAAATATGTAGTCAATACAGTTTTTCATTCTGTTCTTGCTGCATTAGCGTGTGGTCTTGGAACATGGTATCTGCTCCCAAATAGAATAACCTTGCTGTATGGCAGTACAGGAGGCACTGCTCTGCTATTCTTCTTTGGATGGATGACGTTATGTATAGGAGAATATTCATTAATTGTAAACACAGCTACAGAGACTGCGACTTTCCAAACACAGGATACTTATGAAATTACTCCTCTTATGAGacctctttatatttttttctttgtttctgtggaTCTGGCACACAG gTTTATGGTAAATATGCCAGCTCTAGAACAAATGAATCAGATTTTACACATCTTGTTTGTATTCTTACCCTTTCTGTGGGCACTTGGGACTCTGCCCCCACCCGATGCACTTTTCTTATGGGCAATGGAGCAGATTTTAGAGTTCGGCCTTGGAGGCTCATCTATGTCAACACACCTAcg gTTATTAGTAATGTTCATCATGTCTGCTGGAACAGCTATAACATCATATTTCATTCCAAGCACTGTTGGTGTGGTTCTTTTCATGACTGGATTTGGTTTCTTGCTGAGTCTGAACTTAAGTGATGTGGGTCACAAAATTGGAACCAAATCTAAGAATTTACCCAGTGGtccagaaaaacatttttcatggAAGGAATGCCTTTTCTACATCATTATATTAGTCTTCGCTCTTTTAGAAACTGGTTTGCTTCATCACTTTGCTGGCTTCTCACAGATTTCTAAGGGCAGTTCCCAGGCTATTGTGGGCTATGGTTTGATGATATTACTTATAATACTGTGGATACTTAGAGAAATTCAAAGCGTGTATATCATTGGAATTTTCCGAAATCCTTTTTATCCGAAGGATGTGCAAACTGTGACTGTATTCTTTGAGAAGCAAACTAGGCTCTTGAAGATTGGTATTGTCAGACGGATTTTGCTAACTTTAG tatcaccttttgccatgatagCATTTCTCTCATTGGACAGTTCCTTACAAGGGCTCCACTCAGTGTCTGTCTCTATTGGATTCACAAGAGCCTTTAGAATG GTATGGCAGAATACAGAAAATGCTTTATTGGAGACAGTCATTGTATCAACAGTACATTTGATCTCCAGTGCAGACATATGGTGGAACAGAAACCTGGATACAGGAATCAGACTCTTACTG GTTGGTATCATACGTGATCGTTTGATTCGGTTCATCTCTAAATTGCAGTTTGCCATGACTGTACTTTTGACATCATGGACAGAGAAAAAACAACGTCGAAAAACAACTGCCACTTTATGTATACTCAACATTGTCTTTTCTCCATTCGTGTTGGTCATCGTAATTTTTTCTACACTACTGTCTTCTCCCTTACTCCCCCTTTTCACCCTTCCTGTGTTCTTGGTGGGGTTTCCCCGACCTATTCAGAGTTGGCCAGGAGCAGCGGGCACCACagcctgtgtgtgtgcagataCAGTGTACTACTACCAAATGGTGCCCAGGTTGACTGCTGTGCTGCAGACTGCAATGGCAGCTGGAAGTTTAG GTCTCCTCCTACCTGGATCTCATTACTTGGGCCGTTTTCAGGATCGTTTAATATGGATAATGATTCTGGAATGTGGCTATACTTACTGCTATATTAACATTAAG gGGTTAGAATTGCAGGAAACATCCTGTCATACTGCAGAAGCTCGCAGAGTTGATGAAGTTTTTGAAGATGCTTTTGAGCAAGAATACACAGGAGTATGTTCCCTTAATGAACACTTTGGAAATGTCTTGACACCCTGTACTGTTTTGCCTGTGAAATTATATTCTGATGCCAGGAATGTTCTATCAGGCATAATTGATTCtcatgaaaacttaaaagaatttaAAGGTGACCTCGTTAAAGTACTCGTGTGGATACTTGTTCAATACTGCTCCAAAAGGCCTGGCATGAAAGAGAATGTTCGcaacactgaaaataaagggaaagcACCTCTAATCTTGCCTGCTTCGAACACTTCGCCACCTCCCAAATCCCCAGAAGACATAGATAGTTTAAATTCAGAAACTTTTGATGACTGGTCTGATGACAATATTTTTGATGATGAGCCAACTATCAAAAAAGTAATAGAAGAAAAACATCAGTTGAAAGATTTGCCAGGTACAAATTTGTTTATTCCAGGATCAGTAGAATCACAGAGGGTTGGTGATCATTCTACAGGCACTGTTCCTGAAAATGATCTTTACAAAGCAGTTCTATTAGGATACCCTGCTGTtgacaaaggaaaacaagaagacATGCCATATATTCCTCTCATGGAATTCAGTTGTTCACATTCTCACTTAGTATGCTTACCTGCAGAGTGGAGGACTAGCTGTATGCCCAATTCCAAAATGAAGGAGATGAGCTCATTATTTCCAGAAGACTGGTACCAATTTGTTTTAAGGCAATTGGAATGTTTTCATTCAGAAGAAAAGGCCTCAAATGTATTGGAAGAAATTGCCAATGACAAAGTTTTAAAAGACTTTTATGTTCATACAGTAATGActtgttattttagtttttttggaaTAGACAATATGGCTCCTAGTCCTGGTCATATATTGAGAGTTTACAGTGGTGTTTTGCCTTGGTCTGTTGCTTTGGACTGGCTCACAGAAAAGCCAGAGCTGTTTCAACTAGCACTGAAAGCATTCAG GTATACTCTGAAACTAATGATTGATAAAGCAAGTTTAGGTCCAATAGAAGACTTCAGAGAACTGATTAAATACCTTGAAGAATATGAATGTGACTGGTACATTGGTTTGGTATCTGATGAAAAGTGGAAGGAAGCAATTTTACAAGAAAAGCCATACTTGTTTTCTCTGGGGTATGATTCTAATATG